The Brevibacillus humidisoli DNA segment ACGATATTTTGGCAGGTGATGCATCCGAACGGAGGCGGCACGCCACAAGGTGAACTTGCCGAGCAAATCATTCGTGACTTCGGTTCGTTTGATGCTTTCAAGCGCCATTTCTCCAAAGCCGCTGAAAAAGTGGAGGGAGGCGGGTGGGCCTTGTTTGTCTGGTCGCCGCGCGCCCAACGAACAACGATCCTGCAGGCAGAAAAGCATCAAAACCTCAGCCAGTGGGAATCGATTCCGCTGCTCGTCCTCGACGTCTGGGAGCACTCCTACTTCCTCAAGTATCAAAGCCAGCGGTCAAAATATATTGAAGCCTGGTGGAATGTCGTCAACTGGCCCCACGTCCAGGATCGGTACCTGCAGGCGAGACGACTTCGCTGGCAGCCTTACTAAAATGGGACAGGTGACACTTCGCTCGCAAAACGACGGGCGGAGTGTCACCTTTTCCCGCACGGTAGAGACGTTTCTTGCGGCAGCACATGGATTGTCCAGCAAATCCTAAGTCCGGCTCTCACCCTCTCATCAGGTTGTACGAGCCAATGGTAAGGGCAAGCTCTGCAGCCGTGCAGGCCTATTTCAGGAGCGACAGTAGGTTATGGCACTTGAAACATTTTTCTTAGATGATAGGATTTTGCGGATCTGTTAATCATGTTATAATTTACCATGTACAATAGACTCGGCTCCTCGAGGACAGTCGGCTCATCCCCGTGCGAAAGGGGGTGACGCCATGACAGTGTACGAGGCATTAAGTCTGATGCTTGCGTTTGGGACACTGATCGCACTCCTGTTCTCGACCAAAAAGAAGTGACCTCCCCTGCCACTGATTAAGCCGGGAGGTCACTCGCCTGCACTTACGAGCCGTCCCGTCCGTGGAACGACTATTGTACAGGCCCGACAGGTGTTGCCCCACCTGTCGGTCTTTATTATGTGTATACCCTGTTGTTGCTGTTCATAACCATTGTTGTGTCATCACAAAAACGATTCTATCACATCAAATCCAAAATATCGATAAATTTTGTATGATTTGACTCCATTCGCTGCATCAAAATACCTAGCTGCCTGTACCCGTCCCTTCCTTTTGACAAGGATGAGCAAGAGCAGAAACAGATGCGGCCCAATGGACCGCTCTTCGCTCATCCTCGTCCCAGCAACAGCATTTGCTGCAAGACGCGGGCTACCCCTTGCTCGTCATTCGACAGTGTGATCACATCAGCCTCCTGTTTCAGACGCGTACTGGCATTGCCCATCGCAACACCTACGGCGGCAGCGGTTACCATCTCAAGGTCATTTTGCTCATTGCCAATCGCCATGATCTGTACCCAGGTAAGCCCCATCAACGGTAAAAGCTTGCCAATGCCGATACTTTTATTCACGCCCTTGTGGACGATCTCGATGCCCCGCGGAGAGTCCCGAATCATGCTAAAAATCGCCGTCCAGTGCTGGAAGCGATGATAGAGTTGGTCAATCCGCTCCGGTTCATCGATGATCACGATCTTCATCGGCGCAACGTCGATCCGTGAGAGCTGGCCCACCCCCACTTCCGTATAGTCTACCTGATGAATGGCCGAAAAACGGATCGTTTCCTCTGTCGCCGCCTGGACGTACAAATGATCATCTACATACACCTTGACATAGCAGCCCATTGCTTCTGCTTCTCGCAAAAACATTTGGGCTTTGGTGAGGGGCAGTGGTCTTTTCCAGAGCGGCTGCTCCTCACCTGGTCGGGCAACAAATGCACCGTTATAGGCAACGATAGGGATCTCTAGTCCGACCTGTTCGGCAATCATTGCCGTCGATCGATAGGTCCTGCCGCTGGCCAGTACAACCTGTATGCCGGCCTTCCTCACCGCTTGCAGCGTATCGACCGTATCCTGATGCAGTTGGCTATCCCGGTCCAGCAATGTACCGTCAATATCGATGGCAACCAGCTTGATGTCCTTATTGTTCATCCATGATCACCGTCAACCAACAGTCGCTCCAGACAGGCAATGGCTTCTCGTTCATCGGGACCGTCGGCTGCTATCACAACTTCGTCTCCCTTTTTCACCGCCAGCGACATGATCCCGACAATGCTTTTCCCGTTGACTGACTTGCCCCCGTTGCTGATGGAAATCTCGCCTGTAAACGAAGTGGCCTTCTGTGCAAATGCAGCGGCAGGTCGGGCGTGCAGCCCCTGTTCCAGTTGGACGACAATCTTTTTCTCTATCATGTCGATCACCACTCCCATCCATCAAACGTATCTTTCTTACGATATGGCCCGCAGCAACTGACGAATATCCTCTATCCGTGTCAATCCAGTAGATTTGTCAACAATAGCCGTATAGACATGCGGAATCACTTGTTCCATACCATTTTCCAGACACACCTGTACGACCTGGCCGATCGTCTGTACATCAATCCCGCCTGTTGGCTCAAAGATGCGGATCTGGTGACGGACAGCAGCCTTTACCATCTCAACCACTTCGTCCAGCCTGTCAACACCGTTGATCGGATAAAATTTGACCGAAGGGATGCCCATCTCCGCCAGCATCGCACACGCTGCGTCACAAGATATCGGATCGGGATAAGCCTGACTTTGCGGACCGGTGGAAACGATCACGTTACCTGGTGTGCCGCTGGGAGTAATCAGGGCATTCACGATCGTCTGAGCGCTCCCAACACTCTGCAATCGGGCCAGCGTATAGCCGGCAGCAGGAAATACCTGATTAACATGCTCCGGCTTGGTTCGTTCGGCCACCTCCGCCACTTTCGCCCATTGACTGGGATCACCTGCCCCCAAGCCTACTGAGACCGGGATCTTGGCCTGCTGATATTGACGTACGACGTCAACAGCCGCTTCGACGGTTGGGTACGGCTTCACCATCAGTCCGATCAATACGTTGCCCTCTGTCTCCTCTACAATCGCTTTCGCATTCTCTACATCCCTGGCAAGTACGTTCAGTCTCACCTGTTGCTTTCTCTCTGTCACTGGTTTTTCTCCTCTCCTGGATTGGCGAAAATCGCTCTGATCCGCTCCAGAATGATCTGTTCCTGGTCTTGGAACAAGGGGCGCGGATCGATGTTGATCACCCCTAGGTTGGCATAGTGATTGCGGGTATAGATAGCGGGATTGCCAGCCTCCAGTCGGCGGATCACCGCATACGCATCTATCCCGGCCACTTCTCTGTCTATGGTGAGTTGTGCCCGGTAGATGGGGCGACCTGCCTCATCCTGAATCACACGGGCGCTCACACCAGACAGCTCGTTGATTCTCTCCGCCAGCCACTCCATCCGTTTTCGTTGCTGCTCGGCCTCCGCTTCGGTGCGGTCGTATCGGGCTAGGGCAGCCAGTAGACCGATGATCGCTTCCTTCCCTACTTTCATAGCGCGGCCGATCCCCTTGTACTGGGCGCGACACGCTTCGATCAGGTTGGCTCGACCGCAGATCAGACCGGATGTCGGTCCGCCAATCGCCTTTCCCCCGCTGTAGATCACCAGATCGGCACCTGCCTGCACATAACGGGTCAGATCTTCTTCGGCGGCCGCATCGACGATCAAGGGAAGGGCGTGACGATGTGCAACGGCTAGCATCGTCTCGAGGGACTGCATCCCTTTTTGCACGGCATGATGGGATTTGATATATAGCAGGGCAACGGTTCGTTCGTTGATCGCCGCCTCGATGTGCGCTGCTTCCACCAGATTGGCGTGGCCTGCTTCCACTACCTTGCCCCCGCCCAACCGAACCATCTGTGCGACCGATCCGCCAAAGTGAACCGCATGCCCTTTTTGCACGATCACCTCATTGGCCAGTCCTTCTGATAAAGGAAGTTGCTCAATCAAGCGAAGATTGGTCCCGGCAATCACCGCAGCGGTTGAGATGGCGATCCCCGCGGCTGCGCCCAAGGTAGGACAGCCATCTTCCGCACCCGTTGCAGCGGCGATTTTTTGGCCGGCTGCTTTGATTAATGCGGCGATATCCACGTACTCCATCGCTGCTTCCCCCATCGCCTGGGCGACAGAAGGGTGGACAGCACTGGCTCCCAGTGCTGTCATCTTGCCGCTTGCATTGATCACCTGGCGCAAACCGTAGCGTTGGTAAATGTTCATCATCTGTCCCGCCTTTGTTTCAAACCTATTGGGTGGCGATAGGGAAGATCGCTCCCAGCAGCATCGCCCCGAGTATCGCTCCGCCCGCGATTGGTTTTTTGTAATAGTAGAAGACAGCCGCTCCGATTGTGGCTCCGATGCCTACCGGGATGGAAGCCATAATCGCCGAGATGACGATCAGTGGGCCAAGATAACGGCCGGCCGCATTTCCCGCTCCCATCATCACATCTGCTCCAAACGTAGAGTTGGCCGAATTGATCGTAAACTTGCGTATCAAGATAATCACGCCACCGATCAAAAGCCCCAGTCCGGCTCCTGTGAGCAGAGCGAGCGGGAACGAAGTAAGCGGAGCCGTAATTCCTGCTCCCAGCAGCATCGCCGGGATCCCGATCCCTACACCTGTCTGTAAGGAACCGCCAATGTCAAGAATCCCCACCAGCGGCCCTTCCAGGACGCGGGCAAATAAGAAGCTGGCACCAAACGCAGCTGCCGCGCCAAAACTGCCTCCCTTTAACCCTGCTTCCAGCATGGCCACGACCGCAATGTCGTTAAAGGCCCCTACACGGTAGACGTAATAGAGATGAGTCCCGGCAAAAATACCTGCCGACAAGAAAGCCACAAACAGCGGAAAAGCCCATTCGGAATACCAGAAACCTTTCGTCTGTTGATTGGTTGTTTCCATCCTTATTTCACCACCGATCCAAAGAATTTGTGCAGATCAATCAGCCATTGTGGCACGTCAACATCGATGCTGTGCAGCAGAGCCGCATCGAATCCACGGAAGAATCCACTCAGGACGAACAGCAGCACAACGGCTGTCACCATCGTTTTGGTGAGGCGATTCCAGCCGCTATCATCCACCCCTTTGCCGATCAAGATCCCTAGCACAATACCGGGTACGGCATTGCCCATGATCAGATGAGACAGACCCCCCAGCACCGTGCCCCATAATCCGGTGCGCTGTCCAGCGTCGATCGCGGCCATCCAGAAGACGATCGGCATGATCGGGTTAATCAGCCAGTTGGCTGCAGGCACCAGTACCTCGGTAGCCACCAACTGCATCGACACGGGGATCGCAGCAGCCGTAGAGTTCAGCAGTGTGACGACGACTGCACCCACAGCCGCACCGGCAAAGGCCATTTTTTTCGGGTTGTGCAGCGTCTCCTCCACGTTTTTGTTCTTGGACAGCAACACAGCAGCCGCCCAGTTGGGCAAAATCCGGTGTTCGACGTCCTGCGTCAAGGCACCGGCACCGACGACGGAAGCCCAGGAATTAAACAAAAAGCCAAGACCAAATGAAAAGTGCGAGATAGGGTCCCCGGCGCAGGCATTCAACTCGCCAAAGGTACGGAATGCCCCCATGCCCTGTACATTGGGAGCATGAAACATGCGTGCAGCACCGGCACCGACTCCGAAGCCGACTAGCGCCCCAATGATGATTGATTCGACCACAATCATGAACGTGTCCATTCTTTTCCCCCTTGTCTTCTTCTGTCTTTATCCCTGCCGCAGCAATTGCTGTACGGTTGAGACCTGATGTTCTTTCTGCTTGAATTCGATTTTGTCCAGCTCGATCAGACCGAGGCGGACTTGCACAATCGCCTTGATCTCGTACTTGATCCTCGTCCTGGGAAAGAATAGGCCGAAGAATCGCTCCGTGTACGAACTCATCACTGCCGACAGCACATCAACCTGCATCGGCTCGATACGGACGACAAGATCGGGAATCTCTCTGGCAATCGTTTTTTTGATCTGACCAAAGATCTGGTTGAACGCTGCTTCTTTCGTTTCGCCACTTCCGCTTAACGTCAAAGAGTGGATCAGCTCTTTATACACCTTTATCTCCCCTTCAACTTGATGTACTCTTCTGTCATCCGTCTGCCCAACTCTTCCGTATCCATAAAGCCGAATCCGACCACCTTGCAGCCGCTGCGCAAGGCGGATATGCCTCCATCAACGGAACGAAGTCCATATTCGACGGGATACCCGTATTTCGTCTTTGCCGTCAGGGCACCGGCTCCGCCACTCCCACAAAACGAGAGTCCGAAGTCGGCATTTTCCGCCTGCATCACGTCGCCTACTTTCATGTCGGCTCCTACACCTGGAATCACAACGGCAATACCGCCTGCTGCTTCTACACCTTTGGCGATGTTCTGTCCCTTTCCAAGGCGATCACCGATCACCACTTTTACCTTGTTTTCCATCTTCTCCTCCTCCAAGTTCTTCCTGTAGGCTTTTGGCTGTCTCAAAATGAACCGCCATCAGCATGATTTCGCTCTGGTCATAACGGCGACTGGTCTTCTCCCCGTACACGTCAAACACACGGGCGCTCAATGAGACCATCTCTGGTGCGATCTCGGCGAACAACGCATGGTCGACCGGCGGGAGCGTCTCGCCACTGTTGATCCGACGGATAAACCCCAATAAATGAACGGCTACCGCCAGCCAGCGATCGTTTGGTATCACCAGGTTTACCTGCAGTGTCTCTGCTTCCACGATGGAGAGCAGTTTTTTTAATTCTGAAATTTCCGTAAATTCTAGCTGGTTCTCTTGCGCGATCTCTGCTACTATGTTTTCCATTATCATTTGCATTTCAAAACCTTTCCCGATTTGATCGTGTACCTGGGCTCCAGCACCTGCTCTGACGTCATGGCTGCCTGTTCCGAATCGATCAGTGAGACCACCCTATCTGTGAGCTGCAAGATTGAGATGTCAGCCACCGTGCTTACCCGCAGTGTCCCCAACTCTTCACCCAGTCGCAAAACGGCAGCAGGAGCTGTCGTCGCAGCAGCCACAACCTCCTCCAACGGAAATCCGAGGGCCAGAAACTTGGTCATCGTCATCGCCAGGCTGTGTACCGGTCCGCGTATGTTTTGACAGTAGATATCGGTGCTGATCGTATACGGTACAACTCCTAATGATCTCGCTTGTCGCATGGTGGCAAAGCTGAAACTGGCTGTGCCGTGTCCGACGTCGAACAACACACCACGTTCAAGAGCAGCTTCCCCCTCAGGAATCAGCCTGCCCTCTTCATCGAGGATGCCGCCTTTTTCCCATGAAAGGCGTGTGTCACTACATCACCTGCTCCCAGCAGATCCAGGATTTCCGTCAGTTTTGGCGGTGCGTTCCCGATATGAACCATGAGCGGTACGTCTGCTAGTTGTGCGGCCTGTTTGGCTATCTTTAGCGGCTCGATGCCACTCTCTTTTACTACCGATCCGCTCATGCGGGCCTTGATCCCTCGGATCAGCGGGTTCTCGCGAATCAGGGCGGCCGTCTCAGCAGGTGCCAGTTTGCTCAGGTCGGCCAGTTCGGACAATCCCTCACAGAGCCCCGCACCTGCAATATTGAGATACGCCAGCACCTGTGTGACCGATGGCTTCACGGCTCTCTCTACAAAACCCGCAAAGGTATGAGCGCCAGCGCTACCAGCATCTACGACAGTAGTAACCCCCTGTTCCACGCCAACCTGATCGGCGCTGATCCCCAGTGGGGTTTCTCCTACGTATACATGTGTATGCAGATCAATCAATCCCGGAGTGACAAGCATCCCGTCCGCATCCAGCACCTCTCGCACTCGATCTGTCAGATGATGCTTACCCGTCTCCCGGATGCCGACGATCTTGCCATCAGCCACGGCTACATCGTACCTCCCATTTACCTGCTGCGACGGATCAATGACCCATCCATTCGTAATCACCAGGTCGATCTCCATCTCCTCTGATCATGCTCCTCTCCAGTGAAAAATATCTCAGTATGGCACTAATCTCGCTCTGCGGCAGGTGGAACGGCGTCTCCTCCAGCAGCCTTTGTAAACGATCCCGCAGCACACCGCCCTGTTCCACGCGCGTTTGTTCATCCGGATACAGATAAGGCGAGCCAAACGTAAGCCGGTTTACCATCAGCAAGATGTGCAGCACCAACCCGCTGGCAGCCTGCTCTGTCAGATGTTCACGGAATTCGTGAATGATCTTTTGACTGAGCTCAAATCCTCTGCAAATCACATCTTGTGAGATACGCTCCAGAACCGGCAAATCCCTTTCATTGAGATCCGTCCCCAGGTCGGTATATGCCGGTGTGTGTCGACGCTGTGTCTGTTGCGGATCTTCCGCCGTCTGTTCCAACTCTTTCACCAACTGCTTGATGGCTGCGATATCCTGACGGGTTGGCAGCGGGTGAACAGTGACCACCGGCAGCGATGACTGCAGCGGCAGTACGGTCACGATAATATCTACTTTTCTCGTCGCCAGGTACTTTTCTACTTCCAGGCTGGAGCACAGCCCTACCACCCGCAGCGACTTGAGCTCATTTTCCAGATACGTCTTCAAAAAACGGGATGTTCCTCTGCCCGTGCCGCAAACAACCAGCGCATTCACTTTTTTCCTCTCCTGCATGCGATCATACGCAGCCTGAAAGTGCAGGACGATGTAGGCGATGTCGGAATCAAGCAAGCGAATGCCATGTCTATGAAAAATGTGTTCACATTCTTGTTTGACCGCCGCATACATCTGGGGGTAGGAACGCTTGATGTCGTCGACAAACGGATTGGGGTCAAGCACTCCGTTTTGCAGCTTCACAATCCGGTCTGACAAGTGTGCCAGCAGATAGGCGGACAACTCCGGGTCGTCCTGAAGCGGCAGCCGCAAGCGCGAGCTAAGCAGCTCGATTAACTCTGCTGTCAGCGAGTAGAAATCCAGCAGTCTGTTTTCTCCCTCCGGCTGTTTATCAGTGGGCGGCAGGGTCGTGCCAATCAACGGCAGGCAGATAAACGATACTTCTACGTCCGGGATGTCCAGACCCATCTCCTGCCCTAGCCCGTGCAATTCTCTGCGGAACAGTTGGTAGATTTGACGTGCCCTCTCATCGCCAAGCGGTGGGTGGGACAGATGAACCGAATGCAGTCTGTGCATCCGCTGCAGCGACAGGCAGAGACGGATCATCACACTGATCAGTACTCGATCGGAAATATACGTCTCCATCTCTGTTTTCAACCTGTTGGCCAAGCGCTCCATCGACCGTCTGATCTGGATGTCATCCTCTTCTGACAATTGAAAGCGCTGAAACCACTCGCCAACCAGGAGCGGATGCTCCGACTGGAATAAAGCGGTCTGGATCAGCCGATACATTTCACTGCTGTCCAGTGAGGTCTGGATCAGATTCTCCATCGCCAGGCGCCGCTTTAATTCATCCCCCGTGATTTTAAGCCCGTGACGAGCCTTTCTCTCCAACGCAAGCCCCCAGCTTTCGACAAACGACTCCGCCTCTCTCAAGTCAGAGATCACCGTGTTGCGGCTAACCAGCAGTGTATCGGCCAGATCGCCGATTCGCAGATAGTCATCGCGGAACAACAGTTCCATCACGATGTGCTGGACCCGCTCTTTCTGATTGAGATAGACCTCTCCTGTCCCCGTCTCTGACAACAGGCAGAGCAGTTCAGCCCGCTTCTCGCTTCCTTCTTCAATCCAGATCCCTTTGTTCGGTTGAGAGTAGAGAGTGACGTTTTGCTCTTTCAACCAGAGACGAATCGCCTCCAGGTCGTACTTGATCGTTCTTTCGCTCACTTGAAACTCACGGGCAAGATCTTTGATGCGTACAGGGTGACCAGCATCGATCATCCCTTTCAACAGTTCGCGTGATCGCGAAGAAAGCATGTACACGTCCCCCCTCTCTGCGCTGTCCAAACCGATCTTTTGATTACGGCGTGTTTAACCCACATTATATGTAACCGTTTTCTCTCGGTAAAGAACGATTCTCTTCACCATCAGATGGTGCAATTTTCGCTATTCTTTGACAAAAACAAAAAACCTCCCTTCCTTTGGAAAGGAGCAGGGAGGGTGGGTGGACACGGCTCAAATTTTTAATTGTCCAAGTCGAACTAGTTCGACCACCGCCTGAGACCGGCCTTTAACCCCGAGTTTTTGCATCACATTGCTTATGTGATTACGTACTGTCTTTTCGCTGATGAAGAGTTGTCCGGCAATCTCTTTTGTCGTCTTGTCTTGGACCAAAAGCTCAAACACTTCTCTTTCGCGATTCGTCAATAACGGCTTGGTTTGGTCACTACCCTTCAATCGTGCCACCCCTCCTTGTGGGCTCTACAGGAACAAGGTTGAGGGATTACAGTCACCTTATCCTATGTTGCAGGGGTGGTGGTGGTGCCGAAGTGACAAGGATTTTAGGCTCTTGCCTTACATCCTATTCATCGATCAGCCGATGCGTTCCACTCGCTCGAGCGCTCTACAGATACGGCACGCGCTGGTAACGCTGCTTGGACCGGTCCCGCAGGCCCTTGGCCAGCAGGCTGAAAGCGATGATCGCCAGCATAAAGGCGCCTAACGGAGCGTACAGGATCCACAGGCTGTTGCTGAAGATGAAGTTGCGTGCCTGTCCGATCAGCCCCGCCCATTCATGTGTAACTGAATGGTACAGCATAGGGTCGAACTGCATGATGGTACCGCCGACGAACAAGTTAAACAGGCCCAGCTGCCCCATAAGCGTCATCACGGCAATCACTTCCATGACAAACACGAGCATGATCTCTTCCCGCAGCTGAGGCAGGATGTGGTGCAGGACGAGCCTGTTACGGCCTGCTCCTAGCGAAACGGCGGCCAGCACGAACGGCATCTCTTTCACCTGTTCCGTTTTTTGGCGGATCGAGGAGACAACGCTGGGGGTACCCAGGATGGTCACGATGACTACGAACAAACCGATCAATTCGCTCACAGAGAGTTCAGAGTTGAAGTTGATTCCCAGCAGCAGAAAATAGACGGGCAACACGATCGGAATGTGGCTCCAGGCGTTTTCAACTCCCAGCCACCACCCCTGTCTTCGCTCTGCCATCCCTAAATAAAGCCCGAACAACGTGCCAATCAGAATTCTGAGAAATGCGATCAGCAAGGTGACGAGCATGGTGTAACGGGCCCCGTGCAGAAGCAGCGTGAGGATGTCGTACCCCCACTTATCCGTCCCCAGCCAGTGAGCGGACGACGGCGGCATTGGCGTCTTGATCAGTACCTCTTTGCCATCAATGATCTCGGTACGAACGTTCTCCTGGTATGTGATGTCATAAGGTGCCAGATAGGGGCCGAACAGCGCAAGCAAGATCAACATCAGCACCATCAGCCCACCGATCCATAGCGACAGCGGATATTTTCCCCTATTCATAGACAAGCCCCCGTTCAAACACGTAGAGAATCAAGCGGATTGACAGGTAGACCACTGTGGAGAGAACCAGCAGGATAAACAGCCCGATCGCTACCGCATTAAACTGATACCCTCCAAAGATAAAGCGTGTCACACCCACCACATTGAGCAGATATTCCACCATGAACAGGTTGGCCAAGGAGACGGAAATCGCTTTTTTCAGATCGGCGATCAGAAAGGGCTTGATGTTCTTAAAGACGTGGTGCAGATTGATATGCCAGACGTTTAGGCCTTTCGCCAGGGCGGTGCGGATGTAATCCTCGGCGCTCGTCTGGTAGTACTTGAGTGTAACCAGTTTGAGCAGATACAAGGTTGGACCCAGGGAAAGAACCAGCACCGGAAACCAGAACGATTTGTTTTCACTAAACGGAGAGAGCGTAACCAGCCGAATCCCGGTCCACTTGTAAAAGGAGATGGCTAGTGTGAGAGCAAACAGAACCTGGACAAAATCTGGAATCGTCGACATCACATCAAAGAAACGCTGCACGATTCTGACTGGCCCAAACCGATGGAGAAAGATCCCGAACACGATACTAATGCCCACAGCGATCAACATACTGGAAAACAGCAGGAAAAAGGAGTTCTCCGCAT contains these protein-coding regions:
- a CDS encoding Cof-type HAD-IIB family hydrolase, with product MNNKDIKLVAIDIDGTLLDRDSQLHQDTVDTLQAVRKAGIQVVLASGRTYRSTAMIAEQVGLEIPIVAYNGAFVARPGEEQPLWKRPLPLTKAQMFLREAEAMGCYVKVYVDDHLYVQAATEETIRFSAIHQVDYTEVGVGQLSRIDVAPMKIVIIDEPERIDQLYHRFQHWTAIFSMIRDSPRGIEIVHKGVNKSIGIGKLLPLMGLTWVQIMAIGNEQNDLEMVTAAAVGVAMGNASTRLKQEADVITLSNDEQGVARVLQQMLLLGRG
- a CDS encoding HPr family phosphocarrier protein, with amino-acid sequence MIEKKIVVQLEQGLHARPAAAFAQKATSFTGEISISNGGKSVNGKSIVGIMSLAVKKGDEVVIAADGPDEREAIACLERLLVDGDHG
- a CDS encoding KDGP aldolase; the protein is MTERKQQVRLNVLARDVENAKAIVEETEGNVLIGLMVKPYPTVEAAVDVVRQYQQAKIPVSVGLGAGDPSQWAKVAEVAERTKPEHVNQVFPAAGYTLARLQSVGSAQTIVNALITPSGTPGNVIVSTGPQSQAYPDPISCDAACAMLAEMGIPSVKFYPINGVDRLDEVVEMVKAAVRHQIRIFEPTGGIDVQTIGQVVQVCLENGMEQVIPHVYTAIVDKSTGLTRIEDIRQLLRAIS
- a CDS encoding DgaE family pyridoxal phosphate-dependent ammonia lyase, yielding MNIYQRYGLRQVINASGKMTALGASAVHPSVAQAMGEAAMEYVDIAALIKAAGQKIAAATGAEDGCPTLGAAAGIAISTAAVIAGTNLRLIEQLPLSEGLANEVIVQKGHAVHFGGSVAQMVRLGGGKVVEAGHANLVEAAHIEAAINERTVALLYIKSHHAVQKGMQSLETMLAVAHRHALPLIVDAAAEEDLTRYVQAGADLVIYSGGKAIGGPTSGLICGRANLIEACRAQYKGIGRAMKVGKEAIIGLLAALARYDRTEAEAEQQRKRMEWLAERINELSGVSARVIQDEAGRPIYRAQLTIDREVAGIDAYAVIRRLEAGNPAIYTRNHYANLGVINIDPRPLFQDQEQIILERIRAIFANPGEEKNQ
- a CDS encoding DUF4310 family protein, translated to METTNQQTKGFWYSEWAFPLFVAFLSAGIFAGTHLYYVYRVGAFNDIAVVAMLEAGLKGGSFGAAAAFGASFLFARVLEGPLVGILDIGGSLQTGVGIGIPAMLLGAGITAPLTSFPLALLTGAGLGLLIGGVIILIRKFTINSANSTFGADVMMGAGNAAGRYLGPLIVISAIMASIPVGIGATIGAAVFYYYKKPIAGGAILGAMLLGAIFPIATQ
- a CDS encoding DUF4311 domain-containing protein codes for the protein MDTFMIVVESIIIGALVGFGVGAGAARMFHAPNVQGMGAFRTFGELNACAGDPISHFSFGLGFLFNSWASVVGAGALTQDVEHRILPNWAAAVLLSKNKNVEETLHNPKKMAFAGAAVGAVVVTLLNSTAAAIPVSMQLVATEVLVPAANWLINPIMPIVFWMAAIDAGQRTGLWGTVLGGLSHLIMGNAVPGIVLGILIGKGVDDSGWNRLTKTMVTAVVLLFVLSGFFRGFDAALLHSIDVDVPQWLIDLHKFFGSVVK
- a CDS encoding DUF4312 family protein is translated as MYKELIHSLTLSGSGETKEAAFNQIFGQIKKTIAREIPDLVVRIEPMQVDVLSAVMSSYTERFFGLFFPRTRIKYEIKAIVQVRLGLIELDKIEFKQKEHQVSTVQQLLRQG
- a CDS encoding glycine-rich SFCGS family protein; protein product: MENKVKVVIGDRLGKGQNIAKGVEAAGGIAVVIPGVGADMKVGDVMQAENADFGLSFCGSGGAGALTAKTKYGYPVEYGLRSVDGGISALRSGCKVVGFGFMDTEELGRRMTEEYIKLKGR
- a CDS encoding PRD domain-containing protein; this encodes MQMIMENIVAEIAQENQLEFTEISELKKLLSIVEAETLQVNLVIPNDRWLAVAVHLLGFIRRINSGETLPPVDHALFAEIAPEMVSLSARVFDVYGEKTSRRYDQSEIMLMAVHFETAKSLQEELGGGEDGKQGKSGDR
- a CDS encoding amidohydrolase family protein, whose translation is MFDVGHGTASFSFATMRQARSLGVVPYTISTDIYCQNIRGPVHSLAMTMTKFLALGFPLEEVVAAATTAPAAVLRLGEELGTLRVSTVADISILQLTDRVVSLIDSEQAAMTSEQVLEPRYTIKSGKVLKCK
- a CDS encoding BglG family transcription antiterminator; this encodes MLSSRSRELLKGMIDAGHPVRIKDLAREFQVSERTIKYDLEAIRLWLKEQNVTLYSQPNKGIWIEEGSEKRAELLCLLSETGTGEVYLNQKERVQHIVMELLFRDDYLRIGDLADTLLVSRNTVISDLREAESFVESWGLALERKARHGLKITGDELKRRLAMENLIQTSLDSSEMYRLIQTALFQSEHPLLVGEWFQRFQLSEEDDIQIRRSMERLANRLKTEMETYISDRVLISVMIRLCLSLQRMHRLHSVHLSHPPLGDERARQIYQLFRRELHGLGQEMGLDIPDVEVSFICLPLIGTTLPPTDKQPEGENRLLDFYSLTAELIELLSSRLRLPLQDDPELSAYLLAHLSDRIVKLQNGVLDPNPFVDDIKRSYPQMYAAVKQECEHIFHRHGIRLLDSDIAYIVLHFQAAYDRMQERKKVNALVVCGTGRGTSRFLKTYLENELKSLRVVGLCSSLEVEKYLATRKVDIIVTVLPLQSSLPVVTVHPLPTRQDIAAIKQLVKELEQTAEDPQQTQRRHTPAYTDLGTDLNERDLPVLERISQDVICRGFELSQKIIHEFREHLTEQAASGLVLHILLMVNRLTFGSPYLYPDEQTRVEQGGVLRDRLQRLLEETPFHLPQSEISAILRYFSLERSMIRGDGDRPGDYEWMGH
- a CDS encoding helix-turn-helix domain-containing protein, with product MKGSDQTKPLLTNREREVFELLVQDKTTKEIAGQLFISEKTVRNHISNVMQKLGVKGRSQAVVELVRLGQLKI
- a CDS encoding ABC transporter permease, with product MNRGKYPLSLWIGGLMVLMLILLALFGPYLAPYDITYQENVRTEIIDGKEVLIKTPMPPSSAHWLGTDKWGYDILTLLLHGARYTMLVTLLIAFLRILIGTLFGLYLGMAERRQGWWLGVENAWSHIPIVLPVYFLLLGINFNSELSVSELIGLFVVIVTILGTPSVVSSIRQKTEQVKEMPFVLAAVSLGAGRNRLVLHHILPQLREEIMLVFVMEVIAVMTLMGQLGLFNLFVGGTIMQFDPMLYHSVTHEWAGLIGQARNFIFSNSLWILYAPLGAFMLAIIAFSLLAKGLRDRSKQRYQRVPYL
- a CDS encoding ABC transporter permease subunit; translated protein: MLRSLLQLVVIFLLVLTVAGAPLMIGIRGEAITIQPESFVIHTVKLLEDISSGSLGTYYLGENEREIAEDIWRYAENSFFLLFSSMLIAVGISIVFGIFLHRFGPVRIVQRFFDVMSTIPDFVQVLFALTLAISFYKWTGIRLVTLSPFSENKSFWFPVLVLSLGPTLYLLKLVTLKYYQTSAEDYIRTALAKGLNVWHINLHHVFKNIKPFLIADLKKAISVSLANLFMVEYLLNVVGVTRFIFGGYQFNAVAIGLFILLVLSTVVYLSIRLILYVFERGLVYE